From the genome of Biomphalaria glabrata chromosome 1, xgBioGlab47.1, whole genome shotgun sequence, one region includes:
- the LOC106072256 gene encoding uncharacterized protein LOC106072256, whose protein sequence is MAFGKRGSGNTKSNLAPPPHWMKQMEEKYQRLHAKIHNQAMRFSSRRHPSTVTRTAITDHCFEDPSVSARRGAQNKGPIHTEYTKISPAVRTGEILTIAPIETACDDDLVCASSGSTLSTGGAEDVCHLDNNINTAECLAAGGVVESPCAEQDYTCVEQELDLNVSTLETGRDSIADFSYPGFHFTTPVSSDNPFVRTVSGDCDVSQYCVDQGNSTSFFHTENNNNNVNAKSNSIIHGRFDDQGENMEISRARRRRRDLRAVKTPGSRLSHKTSQSCPATFFVNNGHDVMGYDLRNNVQGLDSGPFSSRHQPRVFARMSIEARHAVDELRAEDMLQSSRTFEYDTNTSPHLPNVTHGTSNDTSRYHNETHELSNRIREESLITSEQSVVPDLVLRNADATLTSRTDYAADSTANKNSLIMPCSSLGGDISQRMNRIGSKRVNRMLPQLEHGVPPREDFPKTHLPLPDIGHAREPMSIRENTFEITPVDFDIRFHQIIPYNPGDSPPPDIRQQAIEKCQHWLIRHTPRH, encoded by the coding sequence atgGCTTTTGGAAAACGAGGCTCAGGGAACACAAAATCTAATCTCGCCCCACCCCCTCACTGGATGAAacaaatggaagaaaaataCCAACGGCTCCACGCTAAAATTCATAACCAGGCAATGCGATTTTCCAGCAGACGACACCCGAGTACCGTGACGAGAACTGCTATCACGGATCATTGCTTCGAAGATCCAAGTGTCAGTGCCAGGAGGGGTGCCCAAAACAAAGGCCCCATACATACCGAATACACAAAAATCAGCCCAGCTGTCAGAACGGGTGAGATTTTGACAATAGCGCCAATCGAAACGGCATGTGACGACGATTTAGTTTGCGCCAGTAGCGGGAGTACCCTCAGCACAGGTGGGGCAGAGGACGTGTGCCACTTAGACAATAATATCAACACAGCCGAGTGTTTGGCAGCCGGTGGTGTGGTGGAGTCGCCGTGTGCCGAACAAGACTACACATGTGTTGAACAGGAACTAGATTTAAACGTGTCCACTCTCGAGACAGGCCGAGACTCGATAGCCGATTTCTCATATCCTGGATTTCACTTCACTACACCGGTCAGTTCAGATAATCCCTTTGTCCGAACTGTTTCCGGTGATTGTGACGTGTCTCAATACTGTGTTGACCAAGGTAATAGCACTTCATTTTTTCATACAGAGAACAATAATAACAACGTAAATGCTAAAAGTAATAGTATAATTCATGGTAGATTTGACGATCAAGGTGAAAACATGGAGATCAGTCGTGCGAGAAGGCGGCGACGTGACCTACGGGCTGTGAAAACACCCGGAAGTCGCCTCAGCCATAAGACAAGCCAATCCTGCCCGGCCACGTTTTTCGTCAACAATGGACATGACGTCATGGGCTACGATCTGAGAAACAACGTCCAGGGCTTGGATAGCGGCCCTTTCAGCAGCAGGCACCAGCCCAGGGTGTTTGCCCGCATGTCCATTGAGGCTCGCCACGCTGTTGACGAGCTGAGGGCAGAAGATATGCTGCAGAGTTCAAGGACATTTGAGTACGACACGAATACATCACCCCATCTACCAAACGTAACACACGGCACTTCAAATGACACATCCAGATACCATAACGAAACACACGAACTATCGAACAGGATTAGGGAAGAAAGTCTAATCACATCGGAACAATCTGTGGTTCCTGACCTAGTTCTCCGTAACGCAGATGCCACATTAACGAGCCGCACTGACTACGCGGCGGACAGCACTGCGAACAAGAACTCGTTAATAATGCCTTGCAGTTCACTCGGTGGGGACATTAGCCAGAGGATGAACCGCATTGGCAGCAAGAGGGTTAACAGGATGTTGCCACAGCTAGAGCACGGTGTCCCTCCTCGTGAAGACTTCCCTAAAACTCATCTTCCTCTTCCAGACATTGGACATGCACGTGAGCCAATGTCCATTAGGGAGAACACATTTGAAATCACCCCCGTGGATTTTGACATTCGGTTCCATCAGATTATCCCCTACAACCCCGGGGACTCCCCGCCCCCTGATATACGACAACAGGCTATAGAGAAATGTCAGCACTGGCTTATAAGACACACACCAAGACATTAA